ATAAAATGTCCTATCGACCACCAAAGGATGCGAGAGTTCATTTTTTTCGATAATTCGGAATGTATACGTTCTTTTGTTTGATTGATGTCCAGTTTCTCACTTATTTCCTCAGTCTACCtaataaatagtttatcTACCTTCTCTAGCAGTAACTTTGATATGGCCTCAATTCTATCCGTGTCACTGATCGTAGTGATGTCTGCTATGTCAAAATTCTTCGAGTTCCCCAATTTGTACGAAAATATCATGGTTTGGGGCCGGTTGCTGGAGTTGTTCACACACATGGAAAGTGTGCCTTTGTTATCAACCTAAATTGATGGTTGTTTACCGTTAGAGTTCTGGCATTTGAGGTAAATTCATCGATAGGTTTAGTTGTAATGTTCGCCGTGGGTGTTTTGAGGAAGTATACGGTACAATGAAGAATATCTTTATCTGGAACGCTTTCCATATTCCTAAATCCAATTGTGCCTACCAAACAAGTTTATCGTTCGATTCAACATTTACGCCCAGGCATACGGTGTCGAGAGGTTTAATGGTTGTATGTGTGCCACTGCACACTCCGATGATAAATGATATGGACCACAACCAACTCATGATTTTTACACTCTACAAACTAATTGCCGACGTCAATAATTCAAACGATATGCCAACCCGCATAAGCTTGCTGGTCTATCCTATATACTGCAGTAAATGTGTGGCGGttttaatattgaaattgataCGCATGTATCATATAGCTGACTCATGGATGAACCGTTGACTATTGAGTTAAATGAGCTTAGTAGTTTGATTTGCAATTTCTCAAAAGGATTGTGTGCAGAATCTCAAGTAACTGGGCTTCTAGAACGTATAAGACAGAGAGTGCATTTGGTGTATGGCTTTAAAGCTCCAAATAACATATCTACACAAATTATCGCATTGGAAAAGGAGTTAGCATCCATTTTATCCAAGAAAAGGTTGCCAAAATTCCAGTTGAGAACAAAAATACCAATATCCACTAGTAATAAGCCACGTCCCACTACATTGAATGATGGTTTTAAGCCAAAAAAATGTGTGATATCTACAAATGAAATCACTATCACATCTCAAATCAACGAGCAGTAATTTAAAAACTTATCTAGATTCTTAATACCTACGGGACAAGCTACATCAGCGCTTGTAACTCTAGAACATTTGTATAACTGCGATGTTGAGATATTAGACATAGTCGTCACAGTATATATTAAGAAATTAGACAATTGCAATATACTGTGAGAAACatactaatttagtgtAGGACCCTGTACTGGATCAATTATGATACATGAATCACGCAACTGTACATTCAAATTGACGTGTAAACAAGTAAGTAAGATCGATAACTACCTATGAATATTACACAACTTAACTAATACAGTTACGGATACACGATTCgaacaatattaaatgcTTAGTCAATACTAGCATCGCACCAATCATCGAGAATTGCACTGGAATTGGTTATAACactaacaatttcatatatgAAGGCTACCTAAAGCAGTTAAAGGTGTgtataatatcattcaGAGTGTAGGGTTGAATGAATTGGTTGATGCTGGCAAACAAGTGATTACTGATTTTTGCTGGCAGAAAAATACGCCCTCTCCAAACTGGTATTACTTgtagattatatattttataattggttcgaattatttttgtaaatttatcattatgaGGCGTTACTAATAATTGTTGGTGTATAACCCCAATGTATATTCAGAgttaattcattaaaattcTACATAATGTGATAGCTGTTATAGACATTTTGTTGTGTATGTAATAACAGTCAccaatataacaattttgatgtAGAAATATTATGTAATGGCTATTATGGCTATCGACATAATGTATCATCGGGTGGGCCACATTATGTAGTGATGATTCTGGACTATGCTTTATGAATTCAATCCACAAAAATAACTCTTTAAACGTGTACAAATCATATGTAATTAATcgataattattttatgcaTGTTTGTCGCCGCTTACTATATTTGTGTAGACGTACTTAATAGTATACAGGCGTACTCCCTACATTCTAAGGAATATTACTGAGCACATAACACAATAATTACTGCTTTATCAGacacaatatttttatatattttttcaaattttctCCGCGCTATTTATACAAACATTTGGGATGGctgataatattgaatattcCTCATTAAAATCCTCAAGTGAATCTCTACTAGGATCACACAATAATGAAGTTacactaaaaattatgcaatACAATGTACAAATGTTGAAATGTCACATGTTTAATGTCAACTGGTGGAAGAGGGGTACTCATGTAATTGATCATGTGATAACTCTACAAAAGGAATTGGAAGTGGatgtaattgtatttaatgaaatattcTTTAAGCGATTTTACCATGACTTGAAAGCATCATTAGCCACTTATTTTCCTTACAGTACACCTGTGGTGAGCGGTAATTTACATACTAATGTTGACATGGCGTGGAAGCCTGCAAGGGGCATTACTGGCAGATTCCACTTTGCGACTGGTGGAATTGTCATTTTTAGCAAATACCCGATTATGGAAACTTACCagttaatatttaattatgcAAACGgcattgaaaaattttcgTCCAAGGGTGCTGTACTagctaaaattattaaaaatggcCAGTGCTTCAACGTTGTAGGCACGCACTTCCAGTCTGGTTCGAGTGAGAAGGATCATATGTGTAGGATGAAGCAAGGGGCTGAGTTGGCCCAATGGATTAGGAGCGGATTTGTTGCTTTCAATGATTCCAGTAATGTGTCGTATGACATGCCTAAAGGCAAAATTGTTCAAACAGATAGCACTAGTACTTACGCACATAAGATGGCACCCATTGAACATATGGACACTACCGATATGTACAATAGCAACGCCCCGTCAGTGTCCATCGATAATATATCATGTTCTTCCGTCAAAGCTCGACATAAAGTTGTACGCATTCAGAAATTGCCTCGGGGAGTTTTAAGTGTCACAGATCCTTTAATCTATGCCGGGGATTTCAATATCCGTTTTGAACAGGATCAAAAGTGGCTACTAGCGTTATTGGATGCAGATTGCCTGAATTCTAGCCTAGCGTTAAATACAAAGTCTCATATGGTGCCCAATTATGATTCTAGTTCTAATGATTATTGCCGATTCGGTAAGGctcatatattatatttgcaaattatttttataaaattcaagcaatttttataagtaaatattttaacgAATTCTCATTTACCCATTATGCGTATTtaaaatgacatttttacTTTGATTATccattttaaattaatgattttaataGTATACAAACATCAATgtttatacattaaaatttgacatatatgcattaatctaattttatgcataatcaatttttatcatcgaaatatacaattatataatattacaaGATAATACTAATGATTCATAATTCTTAAATAGTTTTAGCATTTAAATGAACACATGTTTGATTTGTATCATTTTGAATATTCAAAATggtttaataatattttcatcatctaATATAGTAAACAATGACACCGATATGCAGTATAAAGACACGTTAGATTACTTCTTCTTAAGCAATGATTGTGCTGGCAACATCAAGGTCCCCCAACAGACGATAACCAAAGAGTTTTGCGGAGATATAAACTTGACAAAATTCATCCTAGTGATACCAGTCAAGCATATAGTTGTTCACCATCCATCTGATCACTTTCCTATTGTGGCTGTTTTCTCGTCCAAAAAGTATTAGTGCCATCTAATTCAAACAAAGCTGCTTCTGGtgatttatttttattatatttaattccCCGCTTCTCATTTTTACGGTTACCATCACTAATGGACGCAAAATGCTCtgttgaattatttatcactCGTTTTCCATTTAGTTTTATTAATCAATCAATTGCCATAGTGATAAACTTTTGAATCgcttattaattgtttaaccATTACTTATTAACATCTGTGGCATTGTCACAGAATCGTGTATCATAGTCGATTTTAGTTAATAACATACAGTATATTCGATTATAGACACAGGATTTCCTAACGAAGTCTACGcctatttatttgtttggCTGGTCATGAGCATCGtctatatattaaatacaCATCTATTAATCCactaatgataattattttcatctaTAAATGATCGTTCACCATTTAAATGCATTCACTATGGTCATCTATCATGCGCACTTTACAACATTCTAATTTTTAAACCAATCAATCACTCgcaatttattgattagttataattattatgcaATCTtcaatgtataattattacacaatCGCTTATCTAAGCATTATTAGTCACACACAGGATCGCCAATAactatttaataaataaatacaataatatattaattacaaacaGATAGAATAATCCAATAGCATGGTTTTAAATGAACTTGATATACCTTAAatgcaatttattattgtagaGTGCCATTCATAACAGCAATTCCAGATCCACAGATGCTGGGTTGAATTTGTACTGTTGATCGTCTAAAAACGGCACCACGAAGCCCTGTTCCCAGATGGCTGTATTGTCAATCAGGTTGCGCATACATACATGTCTACATAAATTGATGGATTACTTAACGTTGCCATTTTCACCTTCTATTTCCTCCAGTTGCTCATACAACGGAGCCATTACAAATTTCAGGAAAGACACTTGCGATTTGGCCACTTCATCATGTCTATTCCGATCACATAGAGGAGAAATTGGTAAACCCAATGCAGCTTCATCATCGCCCTGCAATTAAAGGCATCAAATACTTGTGCATAAAATTCTGTAAGTAGGCGCTGAACCCATTCTAAGGATTCTTCCCATGGCACTGCACTGGAAGATATGTCTGCCGCTTTTATTATCAGTTTTTGAGTAGCCAATAGAATTTCAGGACCCAATTCTTTCTCCGGATTTGCCCGCAATAActgtataaaaattgtgcaTACCCTAAACTTGgatattatttcaaagtGATCAGCCATATCTGTGGCCAATATCAGGCTGACAATCTTGGATCGACAGTAAATGAAATCCTGGAATTATTCTTTGTATAAAAAGAtgaaaattgcaaattgttttatcaataaatataggACTTATCTAATATAATTACCTTTTTGGAAAGATTCTGAAATATGTTAGTCTCAGGCATCTCCAATATCTTAAACGTACAAGAAGCATGAAAGTTTTCCAGTACcgataaatcattatacaatattgaCACCCTGTCCATGttgtttataaaaaatgCATTATTTCGGCCGGGGTGAGCAATGTCATGGCACAACCCCGAAATTACGAATGCAGCACGATCTAGTACATTCATTTTATCgaaaatattaacaaaatttgccaaGCAAACCATTTTCTGGGCCACCATAAGCCCGTGCATTTTGTTATGGTATGAAGTGTTGTTGTAGATATTCTCTACCAAtctcaaaaaatttgcagcGATAATAGACTCTATCTTGGTTTGAGTAAAGAATTCGTTCAGCATAACATAGGAAATTGAACAAAAGGGATCAACGTGATTTTTGAAGTGAGccaaaatgttaaaattccaattatacattatacTTTTATCTATTCCATCAACAATTGGAAGTTTAACCGGTTTGAGCTGATCCAATGACTTTCTGAGCTTGCTGGttccacaaattatatCCTCCTCAGAAACGTTTTTAATATTGCCTTGATTCTTGTCTTGCAAATCATCTAGGGTGTAATTGCGTTTAATGACAATATTGTGATAACGTTGCACCAGGTTTTGGTGCTTGATAATCATAGTCTGAGACTTCTTAAACTTTTCCATTTCGTTCTTATTAGGTTTATTTGTCACGTAAGCATTAATTACATTCTGTGCATCATTGGGCATATCCATAATTGGTACGCTATATAGATTGCTAGTAGAAATTAGGTCTAGGCACTCTTTTAAGCTATCAGTGACAGATTGTAGCGATGTTTCCAGATCCAGATCTTTCCCTTTATTTGCATTTTCTAATGTGTGTGATAGCTTGACACACTATGTTAGACATATTATCATGTAGGTAACatattaaaacaattttaactaGTGTAGGTAATATTTTACCATGTTGCagatattaattattgacaCATATCATGTGGATGATTGTTATTGTGTTTAATAGACAAAAACGTTGATAATAATCGTCCAAAAACACAAATAAGACAATAAGTAATATAGTAAGTTAtgcattaaatttaaagaAATTACAAAGTATGTAATACAGGAAGTATTTCGTGgcattcaataaatttcgcaatttcaatatacgtatttgtattatttttaaattggCATCTCTCCCAAGTATAATTTTCTGAAAAAATTCATACCGCCCAGtacaaatgataaataaagttaataacatataaatttgatttaatttatattttattccAATTTAGTTTTCCGAAATTTtctttaaataataaaatacGTCTAATCAATGTCCAATGAAGAagcaaataataatatttactgGTAAATGGTCAATTAATGATGTATGGAATATTTGGGTAACgaaataaaaaatcaatgtTTTAATTAACTTCCCAGCAGTTCCAActtacatttttaatgcgTTCCACAATCAACTCTGCAGGTGTCGCTATTGACTTTTTCTTGAAGCATTTTACTTGAGATTCCAATTGCGCGATCTTGTCACATGTAATCTACATAACCGTTTCGCATACGAGCCAATTGAAGAAGTTAAGTCTTGATTGAAGCTCTGTTGCATATGAACCGATTAGCAACATTAaagcaattgaaaaatatgataGCACCCGTATAACCCTGAGTTAAAGCTTCGTGTACGTATATGCAATGGGCACGTATGATAAGTTGACAATGCAGTAGGAGATTACAGATGACGAATAGAGAATTATAAAGGATAAATGTATCCACCAAGTGTAGATTATTCTaagtaaatttttaaacgTGCCTAGTTGGCAAAATAGTATCCAAAGCCACTATAGGCAAAATGCCGTAGATAAAGTTGAAGGCGTACATAGCCTCATTTGAAGCGGATACTCCCTTAATGAGcgaattatcaaattcatcccTTAGAAAAATGCCCGCAATAAGATGCCAAATTCcccaaattgttataatcTAAATCACAGCCGTGCTTACACAACCAAAAGTAACCAGTGAAAAAAGTTCGCATAAGTGGTATAAGTTGCTCATAGTAGTGATGGTTAGTAACATGTACAGGAATACTGTTACAGACATGGATATGTGCAAGAATATTATCACGAAGTAATCGTCGGCCCATGCATCTAAGTCAAGTCACTAGCAATACCTGTATTCTTGAAGGTAATTATAGATAAGGGCCAAATGAACAGAGTTAATACCAACATAGATAGACCTAATATTAAAACTCGTGATTGCATAAGTTCGTTGATGTTGAGAACATATAACCGCTCCAGTGATTGGTGTGTAAATTTGAGTGGGATTTTGGTTAGGTAGTTAATAGAAGTTATGCTACCAGAACAGGTGCCATCAGACAAGGAT
The DNA window shown above is from Babesia microti strain RI chromosome III, complete genome and carries:
- a CDS encoding cop-coated vesicle membrane protein p24 precursor, putative (overlaps_old_locusTagID:BBM_III02230), encoding MSWLWSISFIIGVCSGTHTTIKPLDTVCLGVNVESNDKLVWNMESVPDKDILHCTVYFLKTPTANITTKPIDEFTSNARTLTVDNKGTLSMCVNNSSNRPQTMIFSYKLGNSKNFDIADITTISDTDRIEAISKLLLEKTEEISEKLDINQTKERIHSELSKKMNSRILWWSIGHFIVLVSLYCFQIYCINSFFEVKTRV
- a CDS encoding 35-cyclic nucleotide phosphodiesterase (overlaps_old_locusTagID:BBM_III02245), encoding MNGTNEYQKNDSIHCYSASGGFFDRLVNRGRVYYRKAQCFKNTPDITALRDDISHIIRTSLSDGTCSGSITSINYLTKIPLKFTHQSLERLYVLNINELMQSRVLILGLSMLVLTLFIWPLSIITFKNTDAWADDYFVIIFLHISMSVTVFLYMLLTITTMSNLYHLCELFSLVTFGCIITIWGIWHLIAGIFLRDEFDNSLIKGVSASNEAMYAFNFIYGILPIVALDTILPTRIIYTWWIHLSFIILYSSSVISYCIVNLSYVPIAYTVIRVLSYFSIALMLLIGSYATELQSRLNFFNWLITCDKIAQLESQVKCFKKKSIATPAELIVERIKNCVKLSHTLENANKGKDLDLETSLQSVTDSLKECLDLISTSNLYSVPIMDMPNDAQNVINAYVTNKPNKNEMEKFKKSQTMIIKHQNLVQRYHNIVIKRNYTLDDLQDKNQGNIKNVSEEDIICGTSKLRKSLDQLKPVKLPIVDGIDKSIMYNWNFNILAHFKNHVDPFCSISYVMLNEFFTQTKIESIIAANFLRLVENIYNNTSYHNKMHGLMVAQKMVCLANFVNIFDKMNVLDRAAFVISGLCHDIAHPGRNNAFFINNMDRVSILYNDLSVLENFHASCTFKILEMPETNIFQNLSKKDFIYCRSKIVSLILATDMADHFEIISKFRLLRANPEKELGPEILLATQKLIIKAADISSSAVPWEESLEWVQRLLTEFYAQGDDEAALGLPISPLCDRNRHDEVAKSQVSFLKFVMAPLYEQLEEIEGENGNVKHVCMRNLIDNTAIWEQGFVVPFLDDQQYKFNPASVDLELLL
- a CDS encoding Phospholipase C (overlaps_old_locusTagID:BBM_III02240), giving the protein MADNIEYSSLKSSSESLLGSHNNEVTLKIMQYNVQMLKCHMFNVNWWKRGTHVIDHVITLQKELEVDVIVFNEIFFKRFYHDLKASLATYFPYSTPVVSGNLHTNVDMAWKPARGITGRFHFATGGIVIFSKYPIMETYQLIFNYANGIEKFSSKGAVLAKIIKNGQCFNVVGTHFQSGSSEKDHMCRMKQGAELAQWIRSGFVAFNDSSNVSYDMPKGKIVQTDSTSTYAHKMAPIEHMDTTDMYNSNAPSVSIDNISCSSVKARHKVVRIQKLPRGVLSVTDPLIYAGDFNIRFEQDQKWLLALLDADCLNSSLALNTKSHMVPNYDSSSNDYCRFVNNDTDMQYKDTLDYFFLSNDCAGNIKVPQQTITKEFCGDINLTKFILVIPVKHIVVHHPSDHFPIVAVFSSKKY
- a CDS encoding Tubulin-specific chaperone C (overlaps_old_locusTagID:BBM_III02235), with amino-acid sequence MDEPLTIELNELSSLICNFSKGLCAESQVTGLLERIRQRVHLVYGFKAPNNISTQIIALEKELASILSKKRLPKFQLRTKIPISTSNKPRPTTLNDGFKPKKCVISTNEITITSQINEQFLIPTGQATSALVTLEHLYNCDVEILDIVVTVYIKKLDNCNILVGPCTGSIMIHESRNCTFKLTCKQLRIHDSNNIKCLVNTSIAPIIENCTGIGYNTNNFIYEGYLKQLKSVGLNELVDAGKQVITDFCWQKNTPSPNWYYL